GCTAGACCCACGGTTCAACGACATTCTGGGCAGGTAGGTTGATCTCAAATCTTGGTGTTGCGTCTATCTGTCAGCGTGTTTGAAGGTGTCAGTTTGAGCAAGACGAGGCATAGAATCACATGAGTAGTTATGtgggatgcaaggtgatttgtagatcagcgATTCAGCACATACCCAACTGCAACACACTAACACTTACCGTGTGACCATTTATGCTCTGTCAAGTGGTGGGAGAGGTTTGAGGAGAGGCTGTGTCCATGTTGTATTGTTGCTGGTCGTTTAGTCTCTTTTTGTTACCCAGACATTCCCGTAAACGGTGGGAGAGGTTTGTGCATAGTGAGAACCAGCACCTGGTGAGCACCGAGGCTCTGGACTTCCTGGACAAGCTGCTGCGCTACGACCACAACGCCCGCCTCACAGCCCGGGAGGCCATGGACCAGCCCTACTTCTGTGAGCTGCAcctcattatccatctctctcacacCCACTCACCATGAACCAGCCCTACTTCTGTTCTGTGAGCTGCAcctcattatccatctctctcacacCCACTCACCATGAACCAGCCCTACTTCTGTTCTGTGAGCTGCAcctcattatccatctctctcacacCCACTCACCATGAACCAGCCCTACTTCTGTTCTGTGAGCTGCAcctcattatccatctctctcacacCCACTCACCATGAACCAGCCCTACTTCTGTTCTGTGAGCTGCAcctcattatccatctctctcacacCCACTCACCATGAACCAGCCCTACTTCTGTTCTGTGAGCTGCAcctcattatccatctctctcacacCCACTCACCATGAACCAGCCCTACTTCTGTTCTGTGAGCTGCACCTCATTATCCATCTCTCACACCCACTCACCATGGACCAGCCCTACTTCTGTGAGCTGCACCTCATTATCCGTCTCTCACACCCACTCACCGTGGACTAGCCCTACTTCTGTTCTGTGAGCTGCACCTCATTATCCGTCTCTCACACCCACTCACCGTGGACTAGCCCTACTTCTGTTCTGTGACCTGCACCTCATTATCCGTCTCTCACACCCACTCACCGTGGACTAGCCCTACTTCTGTGAGCTTTAACGTTACCTCCCTGTTATCCATAGTTTCCGTGTCAGTTTTTCCACAGTCTACACTGGAATATATTGGACTGTCATGCATCTCTGCATTCAATGACGTGCTATGTTTGCTTGTGTGATTGTCATTGAGTTTGTCTCTCTGTCAGACCCCATTGTGAAAGACCAGGCGAGGATGGGCTCTACATCGGGACTGTCGACTGGTTCTACCCCAGTCAGCTCCTCCAGTATGatgacaggtaacacacactaGGTCTGATGATATGTATGCAAAGGAGGATGGTTATTTGGTTATTGATAAAAAACAATCAGTTCTTGTGTGATAATTTGCTAATGGAGGAAGTCCCCAGCCACTTCCTCTGATGCGGTTTCTTCATCTTTTAATTTCTCTTCTCCAGGCATCACCTCCATGTCCTCGTCGCAGCCCCTGGCTAATGTGGCGGGCTCTCCTGTGATCTCCTCCCCCAGTGCACTGGCCACTCAGGTCCCAGCCGCTGCCGGGGCCCAGCCCTGAACGGTGCCCTCAGCCTGGGGCCTGGGATGGACCCTCTGTCTGTCCTGGCCTACCCAGCCAACAACCATTTTTATGTTGAGTATAACAGAGAAGGAAAAGATATTAGGTTCCCCCCCCTTTTTTTCATACAATAATTATATATTGAGATccgggggagagagaagagaacaaaCATTACTTGCGTCTGTCTGGATAAAAACTGTAGCTGCGTTCTTTCATGATGACGGTGTCTAGAAATGCAACTATGTAGAAAGTAAGCAAAATGGATAATAAAAATGATTTTATATGTCCCTAAAGTACATGTTTGTTTGAGGTTGTTGATTTTCTAGTTCTTTTGCTTGTTTTACCAACCGATGGTGGTCACATCAAATGACTCATGGGCTGCTTGTAACACTTTGTTAAATACGTTTTCTGTTGGTCATATTTTCCTCATTGAATTTCTCTCAATAGAACGGCACCCCCGATTTAGTTATTCCAGTGTCATCCCTAATGTTTTTATCACGAGGCAGTTTCACAATGATTATGCTTGTTATTTGGGTGTGGCTATTTCAGGCTCATTGAACAAACTTTTTGTACAGGAGTTACGGTGACATATGACTGTGtttataaaatgtattcaataagcCCATGTTGTTTTTACTACATCCAGTGCACAGTGTGTAGTTCCCTCTAGTTTAAGAGACTACACTGACccatttgttttgttgacttgTGTTTGAAGCTGAGATAAAGTGGGGACCATGGAGAAAGTTCAGTTGGCTTGATTAGAGTCTTTTCTCTAAATCTGCTTGCTGAGTTGCTTACCTTACAGAAAACAACCCAGAAGGAATAATTCATCTATTTTTTTGTACAATTAAATAATTAAACAACCATGTAAGTAGATACATCAATGAGACCAGGAATGGAATCTCTAACTCTGTAGCTAAAGGGGTATTCTGAGATTCAATTTGGTTTAATAGATTCAGAACCGGGTGAGTTAGGGATCTATTAAATCTGTTAGTGTGATTATGACATTTTAAAGGCAATCTTCCTGAGATTGAATATATCgtctcaatcggaaatgaccATTTATATTGTTGACACTTCAGCGATCCAAGTTGAATAAAGCCCTTACTGTAAACAATGGCCTGAAAGGCTGCAGCTCAGTGTTCAGTATCTGTCAGGTAGGACTAGGAGTGAACACACCCCCAGGGTTGTGTTCAGAAGGGAATAAACCATTTGAAACTGGAAGGTACTGAACTGGTACAGTATGAACACAATTTtttttgttttccgttgcaaaagaATGTGCttgtgtgccctactgaacattaGAGGTGGACACTTATGAGAACCTGTAGATTTGGTAATGTCAAGTGGAAAAGACCCGGCCCTCATGCAATGCAGTCTCCCTAACAGTGGGTACATTCAACAGCAGTACATCTTATCTATTAGATTGAGTACTGCTGAGGGGGTTTTCCCTGCTGTGAGTCACAAGGAGGATAGTGTTACAAAGTCAGTCCTCTGGTTAATTTGATTCAGGCAACCTTTACTGGATGAGGAGCAGAGCACCCACCTAGATCTCATTGAGTCCTGGGTCAGTGCTGGGTCCACGGGTACCTGTGGCCTAATTACCTATATAGTGttctacatttgaccagggcctataggggggATCAAGttggcatttgggacacagcctggcAATCTAAACCCAACGTAGTCTTCCCATGCTAGCCCAGAGGCTCCCTACTATCTGAGGAAGGTTAGGAAGGGAAACACAGTACAGGAACCATGGGGCCCTGGACCTGCCTGCTGAGGTGAAGAAATGGAGAGCTGAAATATGTGTGGGCCACTACATAGACAAGTGAGACAGTATTTTGGGGGGACTTGTGAGTTGACTTATGAGGGTTGACCTGAGGTAACGGGCTTTCAAGAACtctgtttatacctggtgctaacgtCTCATCTTTCCATGTTCTGATTGCCCACATTGAGTAAAATAACTGATGAATTTCCACTAGATAGCATAGCCACAAAATCAATTGGCCATCGTAAAATTTCTAACAACTTAAGAGGGTTAGGCATATGTTTACCAGTGTGGAtaaaaatctgattttaagaaattgtagaaataggctggatttgactttgtggctgtggtaactagtgacgacacAGCCAGAGGAAGTGGGGGATGAATTGATTGATTGGGTGAAAGGTCTGTGGGAGCAGTTTACAGGacgtcacctgtgcaactagaggtggAAAAAAAACTTTAGataacctttactccacacactcATACAAAGCTCGCCCTCCATTTTGGCGAATCTGACTGTAAttctatcctgattcctgcttacaatcaaACAGGAAATACCAGTGACGCACTCAATAGGGAAGTGGTCTGATGACTCGGATGCTACATACTGGAccgtttcgctagcacagacttgaATATGTTCTGGGACTCATGCGATggcgatgtcgtccccacagtacgGTACGTACATATCcctaccagaagccatggattacaggcaacatcagcaCTGAGCTATAGGCTAgggctgccgctttcaaggagcgggacaccaacccggacgcttataaaaaAATCGCACTTCCTGCCAAccaggaactctataccaggcggtgtcaaaggaaggccctaaaaattgtcacactccagccacccaagtcatgctactgcacggcaagcagtaccgatgcagcaagtctggaaccaacaggacactgaacagcttctaccccgaagccataagactgcttatGACTTTCATAACAAGACTATTTTGTCATACTGATTtattaataatataaaaatattttggattgaGTCCATCAAGAACAGTTTGAAATTCACACTCTGCGTCCAGCCGGTGGTAGCATTGCTTCAAGAGGGAGTAATGATAGTGAGTCACTAAAACACAGTGGATGGCTGCTACTGGTGGGCCTCATTCACACTCTTACACAATACTCCCACTCAGCTCTACTCATCACACCAGACAGCACCAGGAATGGACAGTGGAtgactgaaatattttattatttctatACAACTGAAGGTGGTTTCTTCAAAGGCTGACAGAAGAAGGCGACATCAATGCGGAGAACAGAGACaaggctgtgtgtctgtctggtgaggTGTAAACTAACTACACCTGTACAAGAGTTGACCTGATATCAGAGAAACTGGGCTAGTAACTATAAAACAACAATTCATTTTGCGTAGGCCTAACCAGCTATGCAGATGGGAGCGGGTGGGTTAAATCACAGGGCCCTCGACAGGCCACTGACCATAAACTTTATCAACGGCATTTTACTCCATGTGGGTAGATTCAGCGTACAGCCTCCATGTAACAAAAAGCATggtgcagagagagaaagagagggccaCGTTTCAGTACAGGATATGCACATAGAGCCACCCAAGTGTGCTCCACTCACAGTGTATGTCCTATACGCTCTGGGGTGGTGTCCCTTaggtacagatctgggatcagcttaccctcaaccaatcctaaccttaaccattagtggggaaaatgctaaactgacccaagatcagcatctaggggcaacttcgTCCCATACACCCATTTGCCACATGAGCCAGTGTAACTGAATAGTCCTACCTGTCCTAACATCAATTACATAGTGTAGGTACAGTACAAATAAACCTGTTGGTTATCATCCAAGTGCACCCCACCTTATTCCTATAACCTTCCCACCTGTTCTCATCTGCAAGACCACTGAATATTAAAGCTAGAAAGTAGCATCATGACAAAAATATATTACAGTAAACACATTATCAGGGCATTGGAACAAGGGTCTTTGCTATCCGGTATCCTTGGAACGTCCAACTTCAACGTCACCCCATAGAGCTCGCCAGGTTGTAGTCCTAAAAAACGGAAATAGGCTACCTTAGGTTCGTTCAGCCATAGCCTATGTGGAAAATTAaatggggaaagaatagggttttgggataaaAGCCAAAAATAAGGTCAGGGttaacacaggtttaggagattttatgttttgttctatgagataatatcagtcagttaacatgacctttacagatgaagcctttatgtgcttttttgattacataaatgcttcagaattcacaaaaagcgacattagctgatgaagattatctcataggAGATCTTGTACGTTGTGTTCTAAGCCGGTGTTTACCACAGACTTTATTTTCGGCGTTTATCCAAAAACCCAACAAAATGGCAttaatttccccataggctttgtccaacgaaccaCGGCAGAGTTAGTGGCTACAAAAAGACAGcattactatttctctctattcAAGTTTAAATTTAAAATGTTAAGGGTTATGGTTGAGGTtggggttaggtaagggttatggttggggttaggtaagggttaaggatGGTGTTGTGGtgaggtaagggttatggttggggttaggtaagggttaaggatGGCGTTgtggttaggtaagggttatggttgaggttggggttaggtaagggttatggttggggttaggtaagggttaaggatGGTGTTgtggttaggtaagggttatggttggggttaggtaagggttaaggatGTCCCAAGGATTCTGGATAGCATTAACCTTGGAACAAGGAGTGAACAGAAAACAGCTCAGTCCCCCTACTGTAGGCAGAGAGATAAAGGGCAACCAGGCACAAACATTTCCCCCCCTATGATTCACATTGGTTTCATATTCATACAGCCAAAGCTGTCTCCCTTTCAGACAATGATTTGAGGCGTTACCACCATTTGGTAGCAAGGGGGCGTTGGAGGTACAATGACAAAGTCAACTGCAAGTCAAATAATTTGCAGCGAGGCACAACCCCATGGTGATGACGGAGTTCAATGTGTCAACGTCCTGTGCCCCTTTCACCATCCATTCCAAGCTACCTCCGGCTGGCTCTTGGATAAAAAGTCAGATTCAAGGAGGGCTTGATCCATGGGCCCCCTCAGTAAGAGCCATCTTTAGGCACCAGGGAGACTCATCACACCCTTCCCTTGGTGGAGCTGCTTAGCTCAGTTCATGATTCATAGTTCTCATAGTTCAGCCACAAAGTGCATTGGCTGTGGATTCGTCCATCGTCGTTATCCATTCAGGTCAGATCGATCAGGTGGCAGGCAGTTGATTGGCTGAGGATGGAAATGGGGGTCACATGATGCAGCACTTGTTCTTGAAGATGTGTGGGTCTTTGTAGCGCAGTCTCTGTTTGGGGCGGTACTTCTCCAGGTaggtcagctgcttgctgttgatCGCCCCTCTGCGCTTCCtgtaaaaaaatacacatttatataaggaattggcaaccttctcattctgagaaatctTCTTATCCAGGTAGGCCACTTGAGTTCAACATCTAAACATAGTGAGCAGGCTATGTTGTTCAAACAGTTGGTGATGGACAGGAGGGTGTGTTCATACATGGGTTAGCTGGCAACATCACAAAAACAATGTGCACACTTCAATGTGGTGGAAGTCCATGaattgttgtgattctggatggtcaGATGGCTGGCAACAATGGCAAGAAACTTCCATGTGGGGAATCATAAGTGGCTAATTTCAGCtagtttcatcttgttcttgataccatgtcttgttttgaggggttttgactgatgtcatgtcaatgctaatatgacCAAATTTaatagctaaccaacaactgtaaggATGTATgtgagagacaagtgctcattgtgcaaatgtatttatgttttcaataaatattggagacaaaatatagtttatatgTTGTCAACATTCTAAGTCAacccgtctgttttgccccaCAGTTGTGCACGCattggttttgttgctaaacaaccaacccgtctatacagttcaactgttctacctaCATCCAAGTTAGCTAGACTTTAAATATtaagattagctggctactcactagcacgtgggcttgTGCTTGATAGATTGTTTATGAGACCTGTGTTAATTTTCTATAATACCTGCTAACAGAAGTTTGTCATTATTAGTGGATGTGCATGGTTCTGGTAAAATGTGTAAGAAAAATTGCATTTTCATAgacagacttgaaagccagatcagtgattattaataaacaaaaagcaggttaaactattttggTAAAATAATTTAATTATTATAGTTGTGGAAGGCttatacactaaacaaaaatataaacgcaacatgtgaagtgttggtcccatgtttcatgagctgaaataaaagatcccagaaatttgtcatatgcacaaaaatcttatttctctaaaatgttgtgcaaatttgattacatccctgttagcgagcatttctcctttgccaagataatccatccacctgacagttgtggcatatcaagaagatgattaaacagcatgatcattacacaggtgcaccttgtactggggacaataaaaggccactctaaaatgtgcagttttgtcacacaacacaatgccacagatgtctcaagttttgagggagcgtgcaattggcatgctgactacaggaatgtccaccagagctgttgctagagaatttaatgttcatcacctcatgttttaacatgataatgcacggctccATGTCATAAGGATCtgttcacaattcctggaagttgaaaatgtcccagctcttccatggcctgcatactcaccatacATGTTTAgcatgctctggatcgacgtgtacgtcAAAGTGTCCCAGTTTCCGGCAATATTCAGCAACTTTGAAGAGGAgtgtgacaacattccacaggccactatcaacagcctgatcatctctatgcgaaggagatgtcgtgctgcatgaggcaaatggtggtcacaccagatactgacagacagattttctgatccacggccctacattttttaaagtatctgtgaccaacagatgcatatctatattcccagtcatgtgaaatccatagattaggtcctaatgaatttatttaaattgactgatttccttatatgaactgtaacatctTTGAAAAtgctgcatgttgcgtttatatttttgttgagtatacagttgaagtcagaagtttacatacaccttagccaaatacatttaaactcagattctctcaattcctgacatttaattccagtaaaaattctctgttttaggtcagttaggatcatcactttattttaagaatgtgaaatgtcagaataatagtagagagaattatttattatcacattcccagtgggtcagaagtttacatgcactcaattagtatttggtagcattgcctttaaattgtttaacttgggtcaaatgttttgggtacccttccacaagcttcccacaaatatttgggtgaattttggccaattcctcctgacagagctggtgtaactgagtcaggtttgtaggcctccttgctcgcacacgcttttccagttctggccacaaattgtctataggattgaggtcagggctttgtgatggccactccaatattttgactttgttgtccttaagccattttgccacaactttggaagtatgcttggggtcattgtccatttggaagacccatttgcgaccaagctttaacttcctgactgatgtcttgagatgctgcttcaatatatccacataattttcctacctcatgatgccatctattttgtgaagttcaccagtccctcctgcagcaaagcacccccacaacatgatgctgccacccccatgcttcacggttgggatggtgttcttcggcttgcaagcctcaccctttttcctccaaacataacgatggtcattatggccaaacaattccatttttgtttcatcagaccagaggacatttctccaaaaagtacaatctttgtccccatgtgcagttgcataccgtagtctggcttttttatggcggttttggagcagtggcttcttccttgctgagaggcctttcaggttatgtcgatataggactcgttttactgtggatatagatacttttgtacccgtttcctccagcatcttcacaaggtcctttgctgttgttctgggattgatttgcacttttcgcaccaaagtacgttcatctctaggagacagaacacgtctccttcct
This region of Salvelinus namaycush isolate Seneca chromosome 32, SaNama_1.0, whole genome shotgun sequence genomic DNA includes:
- the zgc:86598 gene encoding STKc_CK2_alpha domain-containing protein isoform X2, whose product is MYEILKALDYCHSMGIMHRDVKPHNVMIDHEHRKLRLIDWGLAEFYHPAQEYNVRVASRYFKGPELLVDYQMYDYSLDMWSLGCMLASMIFRKEPFFHGHDNYDQLVRIAKVLGTEDLYDYIDKYNIELDPRFNDILGRHSRKRWERFVHSENQHLVSTEALDFLDKLLRYDHNARLTAREAMDQPYFYPIVKDQARMGSTSGLSTGSTPVSSSSMMTGITSMSSSQPLANVAGSPVISSPSALATQVPAAAGAQP